Within the Phaseolus vulgaris cultivar G19833 chromosome 9, P. vulgaris v2.0, whole genome shotgun sequence genome, the region TTAAGGACGAACCGAAAGagattatgtctttgctagagTTCTTTCTTATTATACTTTGTTGGACACCCACTATTAATATATAATCTCAGCAGAAATTAGAAGATTTTGGAGTGATACTtcgaataaaaacaaaaatattttatagtatataaataattttaaacttaattttataaaccgGTTTTATAAGATgtaataaaatctaaaattcactttttaatacacttgaaaattattgttaaaatttaaaattaatttttaaattgaaaaggcctttaaaatttatttagtgtCCATTGTATACCAACTTTAACTTTATACTTTGAGTTTTATCACATATGCACTTTGAAAATTAGAGGTGTATAGCAAAGCTTGTGAAAGTGGCTTATGAAAggtaaacatatttttaatatgctAAAAAAATAAGTAGAAGGGTCATATCATATCCCATTGTCATAACTCAACCTATCGTTCAGTGAATTTAAGAGAGTAAAACtgcataaaaaaacatatttcatcAAAGGAGGATAAACCAAAAACAGCATATACCTGACTGATATTGCTAATTTCAACAGCAACATAGCTATATTTCTCCCATAATTGCCAGCTGGTCCGTCTGTTGCCAAGTATCATTATGTTACTGTGGAATGATTATGAACCAATACAAATGGTGTATGTTTGTATGCATGTGCCCATATTAATAGCAGAGGGTAAATATGAAATTTGAGTTTCAAGGCTTCTTGAAATTATTATGAACCAATACATATGTATTTGAGACTTTCAGCATATATGCATGTAAGCATATGAAAAGGAATTTTAATGAAAGGGATATACGAACTTGAATTTCAAGGCTTCTTTAAATGCGATAAAGGCCTCCTTGCCCTTCTTTTTCATCATATGCCTGCATGTTATAGGGAAAATATAATAAGAGAAGCTAgaacaaaaatttaataatcCATGAGTGATTTTTACTGTTATTGATCATTAAAGCTGGAACAGCTCTCACAATAGTGATACCAAGGTAAAAAAGACAGAACTCCTTACAAGGATCCAATGTAATTCCAAGCATCCCCATTTTCAGGATCAAGTTGAATTACACGAGTAAACGCATCCAGAGCCTTTTCTGTATCTTGAGCCTGTAAAAATTTCGCAGTTAGTTTGACATACTAAAGGATgagaaagtgaaagaaaaataaagagggACACAACTGCCCAAGTGACAATCTATGTATGCATAAATGAAGAAGTGGCTTCCAGAAATAAACTATCTGAAACTTTGAACTTTATCTTATTACACGCATTCATCTACCCTGTTCAATTCACCAAAGTTGGCCTTATATTAGTATATTGTTGCCAATCAACCATAGCAATAGTCACTTTCTTATGGATTTTCAGGCATCCCCCTACATGGAGAAGTTGTACCTTTTTTTTAGATAaagtaattgttcatattaatGCAAATCTAACGctgaaaagtaaataaatagtAACCATAGTAGACAACAAATAATTTACCTTCAATGCAGCATCACCAAGTTGAAACCAACCATCTGGGTACATAGAGTTCATTGCCAATGCAGACTCCCTAAATTTGATGAACAAAAACtgttatattaaacatatcattccaaagaataacattacaatcaagacaacaaatgTTACACATGCATGCATTAATGATAAAGGCATTGATGATAGAAAGTTAAATAGACCATGTGTCGGGACACGTCACACACCACAAAATTTGAGATGTCTTATAGTCTCCTCTTTTGTAGGCACTTTGAGCCAGAGAACGCTGTCAGTAAGAGAAACATAACTTTTGTAATCTGATAGAAGCAGTGGAAAGCAAACAAACACATGTACAAACATGAATACATGCACACACACCTTTGCTCTGTAAGACCTATTGTTTGAAACTTCCAGAGCTTTTTCAAAGCATGCATCATCATCTGTAATGTCACCCAGGGAACACCTGGAAAAATTTTAGCATGAGTGAAAAAGAATATACAAAGTAATATGAATGACTATAGTTGTTCTCGGTGAAAAACTTCTGGTTTAAAAGGATAGCCTGTCACAAAAATTATAGGTGGTCATCTTCAACTGGAATGCTTAAGATTCTGTCACAAATAAATGGGTAAAAAATTGTAGTgtataatccaaattttttattgaggacactttaatatattttaagccACACCTTCATTGATATTCTAAACCAATGGTATGCGTAGCCCATTAGCATTAATATTTTATGGGAGATTAcacaaagcaaaagaaaaggcagGTCATTAAGTTGTGATTTTCTTCTTGAAATACACACTAAACATTTTAATGCTCTCGATGTAACCCTgcttttttattccaaaatcaTTCAAAATGTTAATTGTTTTCAAAATGGTTGATGATTGATGTGAAAAAAGTTAGATTTAATGGGTATTTTAATAACATCAATACTTGTATCCTATCAGTTGTGGCAATGACAGTAATTTCAACCCCCAAAAGCTTATTTGACCGGATCAGAATGCCTGTTTCCAAAGTTTGTTTCTTTGCATATAAACTTAGTATATGGTAGGATTACGTTTATAGCTTCACTTTGGTGTTCTTATTACAATATTTGAAGGAGAAATACTCAGTGTAGCTGTTGTTAAAAGCAATCACGCAATTATTAGAATCGAAAAATAAGCAATCCAAGTAACAAACCATAATCTGGGGTCATTTGGTGTTTCCAAAAGACGCTTCCTGATGAGTTCAACAGCGGTTGCTTTCTTCCCCAACAAACTGTTTTCCAGATCAAATATCAAGTGAACATCATTGACAACGAAAGGTGAATGTGATGAGAGTAGAAAAATTATTTGGTTTATTCATTTCAGGTTTTATCATAATATATACCTGTAGCAGTATATAAGATAATACCATAATTCTAATTCTTCAAACTCCTTCATTGCATCCCCTATCAAACCGCATTGCACCAAAAGTAACCCATATTCCCTGAAAttggaaggaacaaagcaaTACCAAAGTTTAAGAATTGTCTCATTTTTATGAAGCTAAAATACATAAAAGGCTTACAAAGCAAGAGATTTTACTTCCTTAATGCGGGAATACTAGGCATATAAACAGCATAACTAAAAGCGATTCTATCTGCTATGGCTGGAGAAGGCTTATAAATATGTTTAACCTGCAAATAACAGTACAAGTTTATCAGGTACAATATACAAATCATACAGCCACTCATTATAGGCAGATTAAATGTATACATGTAGAAAAAGACACAAAAAACTTAAATGTATTATATTTAACCTCGGCCTTTGTTTCAAACATCAAGGATAAAAACTAGAGATCATGCAATAGATTGGGAATAATAATGAGGCTACCATTCCCAAGTGGTCACAAGTCTTGTAGAATTCCTTTTAGAAAATTTTAATCCAAATTTTAGGTCCAAGTCATGTAAATTTCTTaggttataaatatatattgtacCTCTCATGTATGCTTTATCACCCTCGACATGGTTACTTTTAATGATCGTTCTGAACTGTTAGGTGTTGCTCAAAACCTTTGTATCAAATTTCATTATACCCAATGAGAATATTAATTATACTTTATAAAGTGATgatttgtttattattaaaaaaaaaaacaaagtgatgatttatcatttttaatttttttttatcaacaataaattaatagaataaaaaaagtgtCTCAACCTTATACATAAAACAAACAGCAATACAAAGATTTATCATTTCTAATACTGTCGTGATGATGGCTTTCCGCATCTTCATCCATCTAGTTTTTCCAACATATACCATCACGTAGTGGCGGCGAGCCGGACTTGCACCGAGGTGACCAACATATATTCTCTCTTTTATAGGAcataatatttattgttatgtctaaaattttgaagtggttaaattttttttgcCTTACCATCACcttatacttttttattattttttaatcttaaattcAAACATAACCATTAATCATTTAAATATAATCTTAAATCTCTAAATATAAGTCGTAACTATacaatattacaaaaataactttaaatctAACAAAAAGTTAACTTCTAGAAAGAATAACTTTTCAAACATGGAAAACATATCCTAATACTCTTTAAAAACTTGCTTAAAATTATACATTAGCAATAATTAGTTTATGTCTATATATTATAAAGTCAAGAAAACATACACGAATGTTAATTTACTTATCATGAAAATCAATTACCCTTTctaaatatatttcatataatAGATCCCATCGTGTGAAATTGCggatacatatatttttaatctgAAATATCAAATTTATCATCCAAAGACAATGGTTTATAATGGGTGTGGTTATGGACGTATAAGGACACCTTATGCTTCTTTTTTTGCAAGGCCTTAAGGTTGTGTAAAGAGTCATTCTGGATTTTAGTTGGTTCATCTAGGTTTTTGTAGGTTGTTTTCTGCTTATAAAACATGTATGTTAGACtatttaagataattttttataatagaatTAGAGTATTTCTCAAAGATGTTAGGGTTTTAATTAACGTATAAGGAAATACATAACTATTCCaacataaaaaaagtaaatgaaccttttttttttatcaacaataataaataaataaatgaaccTTGGTTAATCTACTTCTAACTTAAggttaattttatcttttacataaataaataaccttaaaatatcaatataaattatttcttatattaattttcatatatttaaatttgagtAATTGCTtttaaaacatgattttttttaattaagagaaacatatatatatatattttatttcccAAGTCAACGAAGAACACATACCAAGTTATCCATCATGAGTAAGGCACGCTCCTTGGTTCGGCTACGAGACGACTCCCATCGAATACGTAAAATATCCGATAAACACCTTGTCTAAATCATCAAATGCAGATTACAAATTGAGtgtaaaaggaaaaacaaaaaccataagtattttgaaaaagaaaactatATTACAActctattataataatattaaaatgtaaataaacCATTGATGACTTATATTAAGTTGTTACTTacttaaaaaaacttaatttttaaaataatgatacaTTAACAATTCAGATTTTTTTCTACAATCACATTACAACtcttactattattattttaatatatttttatattatttaattctaaacttaattactttttattttatatatttttctaatttttaaataaatttggtgTACTTACAGTAAAGTAGAAGAAGTTCTGAGAATCAATTGCTTCAATATAAGGTGCCATATCCCATCCTGAAACCAGGTAACAAGACACAATTGAGAACTTGGCCAgaaacatttaatttttttaactgaaTTACACATAGGAGATTGAATCAAGGGAAACCAAAATCTCCTTTGGATTCATCcagtatacatttttttttaccataaaTGGGGCTACAAGACCACGTTTGTCCATAGCACATGTTGTTTGAAAAAGGGATTTATATCTATTAAGTATGCATGAGAGATTATAATATGCATGCATGAATGTAGAAATTGAAGTAACTTACGCTGCAACTCATCGTGTCGGGAGCTCTTCTCAATCAAAAGGCAAAATGCCAGAATTACAGCTTGCTGTGATGCTGTCAAACTGGGAGTAACATGGCCACCATTTTCTATGCCTTGAGGTGGTAGAGACCTAGTTCTAGAGTCATCATCTTTTTCTAACAACTTCGGTATTCTGAGTACATCAGATGCTTCAGAGGTTTCATGCTGATTCAAATTCCAATTATCTTCACCATTGTTGGAATCACATGTTTGGGTAGCGGTACCCGTTAAGGGACAGTTTTCATCCACATTATTTGATGGACCTGTGTTGGTAACAAGTACCAGCTGTGCCTTTGGTTCTGCCTACGTAGATCcaagaattaattaaatattgaatAAGATCATAAAACATGTTATTGATGATGCAGTACGTTTCCTATGCTTACCTGGTGTTCCGTACGGAAACCAAGTACCCCAGTGACTGAAAGCTTAAGCCCAGCTGCCATCTCAGCTGATTTAAAATGCATCCTGATATACAATAAACGTAGGTACtaaataatcataaaatataacACAGGAGAATATATCAATAGTGTCAACATTTAAATGTTATTCtccttaatataatatattgggggatttttaatattatgttctgGAACAATTTCACTTAATAAAAtaggtaaaattttaaaaaatcattaaaataggTAAGTTATGTATAACACAactttaattcaaatttaattacactatatacaaaaataaatgaaGATAGGATACCAATTTTGACTATTATGTATTAACTATGGATGCTTcacagaaaaaatatttttggatatTTCATAGCTATTGGTGAATTAATCCAGCTCTGAAATAGTAAATTACCTGGAAGAGTCAACTCGTCCATATACATATTCAATAATGCCAGCCTCTAAATGAAGCACAGAGAGAATCACCGAGCTCTCTCCATCGTGTAAATCATCTTGCCAGTAACTCTCAACTTGTTCGCGAGAGCCAAACATCTGCAAAGCTTCACCCATATACACATGCAAGAGATCAGACAAGGAAGAAGACCTGTCATCCAAAACCCTCTGTTGAACAAGCAAAACCCTCGCAAGCCACCACGAAAGGCT harbors:
- the LOC137821755 gene encoding uncharacterized protein, translating into MDANVLEAKAEAIRGYELRLIRCTLSHDQPQQLCASQKRDSLDASINHLLNLIQCGNYIQALTSQPSFHLVFRLADHDSPPLNDPGRLYALLVDRAECFIAAAASDVVEQRRRGMLVTCIAIAAFLGFTQSNFTGPLNGAELPRCPLCLDGGDEERDNWARNQLMSAGSELLGKFSNLQYIVFAKMLLMRVKDLGVEMKSLSWWLARVLLVQQRVLDDRSSSLSDLLHVYMGEALQMFGSREQVESYWQDDLHDGESSVILSVLHLEAGIIEYVYGRVDSSRMHFKSAEMAAGLKLSVTGVLGFRTEHQAEPKAQLVLVTNTGPSNNVDENCPLTGTATQTCDSNNGEDNWNLNQHETSEASDVLRIPKLLEKDDDSRTRSLPPQGIENGGHVTPSLTASQQAVILAFCLLIEKSSRHDELQRWDMAPYIEAIDSQNFFYFTTRCLSDILRIRWESSRSRTKERALLMMDNLVKHIYKPSPAIADRIAFSYAVYMPSIPALRKEYGLLLVQCGLIGDAMKEFEELELWYYLIYCYSLLGKKATAVELIRKRLLETPNDPRLWCSLGDITDDDACFEKALEVSNNRSYRAKRSLAQSAYKRGDYKTSQILWESALAMNSMYPDGWFQLGDAALKAQDTEKALDAFTRVIQLDPENGDAWNYIGSLHMMKKKGKEAFIAFKEALKFKRTSWQLWEKYSYVAVEISNISQALEGVQMVLDITNNKRVDSELLERITEQVEKRLLSCNMPPLISDNMPKTDELCIVDTGAEYEMEVRGASVAGRSREAEQLLFLLGKVLQQIVKNGSGFGSEIWGLYAKWHRINGDLMMCSEALLKQVRSLQGCDTWKDQDRFKKFAKSSLDLCHVYVDMFSSASGSSKQLSAAELHLKNVIRQAQSCFSDTQEFRDLQACYDEVKIKLQSNSINA